The region CAGAGATAACCGTGTATGTAACTCATTTGATGAAGACAATGCTCGATGATACAAATCTGAGTCTCACATTGCTGGCTGCGCTCCCTCGTTCCGCTGCCTCCAACTATCCAGCAACAACTCCCTTAGTCTATCTATCAACTTCTCTAATATCCACTCGCTCTCCTCTTGCCCGCCGAGTAGTGGATTTTCATAACCGACCCACGACCACTTCAATGGCTCCCCATTCgctgcttgctgttgttgcaACTCATTGTGACTGTCATGGATCTCGGGCCGTTGTCTTGAACTTTTTTTACTCCCTCTATGCTTCCTACCTCGCTTCCTGTGTGTCGTCCTGTCCTTCGGTCGAGCCTTGCGATGAGTAAGCGGGTCACGTTCGTCTTCGCCAACTAGGCGCAAGTACCATGCCCATTCTTCAAAGGTATACCGCCGTGGTTTGTCCTCTTGGACATGTTTAGAAAGGGCTTGAATTTCGGATATTATAAGAAGATGTAAATCATCACCAGTAGGGAGgtcgtcaagtctggtgtgagcatgatgatgccaaataTCCGGGTTCGTTATGTGCAGAGCATAACTGCGAGAAGGTTCTGCAGTTTTGCTCATCGAACCTTTTCTATCGAGTACGGCTTTTTCATGGAAGCTCTGATTAGTGGATTTTCCTTTTGATTTCGACGTCTCTACTGTTGACACCTGTCCTGTCTGAGTGGTCCCGTTCTCCAAATCACGAGCTACATCGGTACCCGGGCCCGGATACAGACGACCACAGCTCAGTTGGTGGATAAGTCGTTTGGCATTATGCTTGATTCCCCCTCGTCCCGGTAGTAGAGTAATACTTCCCAGCCTGATGGTAACCTCATTCATAAACTTGACGACGGTACCCCCAGCATTTGAAATCAGGATGGTCAGGATCGGAAGCGCAATCAATGACCAAAAGACGAAAAATGACTTGCCGGCATTGGATTTCGGCACCATGTCTCCATAGCCAATGGTTGTAAGTGATACAAAGCAAAAGTACACAGCTTGGAAGTAATTCCAGCCCTGGTATGTCCTCTCCCCTCGGTAAAATATGAGAGCGCCGCAAAGCCACAGGCATAGAAAGCAGACGCTAGATATAGCCATTGCCACCCATCGTCTTCGATTTAATGCTCGCTTCTGTATTGCGCGCATCAAGTCAAATTCTGAATGGCGTCGGTCGAACTCGCCAGTCGGCATGCCCTCGATAGGGGTCAAGATTCCGCTCGTCTCCTTGCGTGCCAAGCTCTTTAACATGCGGCGACGGCTCTTTTCCTGAGCTCTCGTTTCCAGCCGTCGACTGCCACGTTCCAAAATCATGCTCTGGATGGAGgaaaccaccaaaccaagACTGATGACGCCAATCAGCACAAAGGGAAATAGCAGAGCCCTGCCCAGAACGGTGGTGGGAGCATAGTCGCCAAAGCCAATGGTAAATAGCGTCACGTCGGCCCAATAAACTGCATCCAAATAGTTCCAGTCTTCTACTGTGGAGAAGATTAGTGCACCAAGCAGTAGAAACCCAAGGAATACCATTGTCTGCAACATTAGTGTTCGCTGGCTCCGACTCAGGTCAAAGTCATCCTCGTGATGTCCGTAGACAGCGCCGCCCCAAAATGTGACAACAATTAATGACGCCACGATGAAATAGAGAATTGCGGCCCATATGCCGTAGTAGAATGATTGTGACCAAACTGTTTCATCCATGGACACTCCCAGGCTGTCTAGTAAAGGGCCAGACGCTACCGCATGGAGGCACACAAGGCAAATACAGGAGATGTACCTAACGACTGTTTTAGCTACATGTTTCAGTACGTCAAAACCGGGCAAGTCCTACCATCCCACAATTGCGATTGGCTCAGAAATGGTGAATCGAACCTTTCGTGTTAAATCTAACAGGAGAAATAGGTTTGCCACAACAGCTACACTGAGCTGTATAGCCTCCACGATGGTCACCCTGGAAAACGTCAGATATGCAGTCGCCACACCCTTTTTCCCGCTGTTGCTCACCAAATAGGATCAGGAAGaaacttggcttggtttAAATCGCCATTTGGGGGAATCTGCTGCACCCACGAATGGCCTAATGAGCAGATGCTGAATGCCAAGGCTACGGAGCTGAGCGTGCCCGCGACCATCGGAAAGACAGATGATACAAACCACCATCGACTTAGGAATTAGACACTGATTAGTTCAGGCTGAATGTGTCAAGTTTGGTCATCGGCATACCTAAATTCGAGATGAGATTCATCATTTTGGGAGCGTGGTTGATGCTGATCGCCATCACATTCCAAATGCCTCGGCACAGTAGCCAGACGCTCCGATGCTTCTTTCGTGTCCTCCATTATCTGAGATCCGTGGTATGCCCGTCTTTTCGAACTAATTATGGGTTGGCGTCGCAGAGATGTCACGGTCGGCGTTCAGTAATCCTCAACGAGCCCCAAACTGACAACAGGCAAACCGTAATGATATACGAAGCCCAGGACCATTCCTGCGGAAGTTTTCATAAGAAGCAGAGGCACCTTTTTTGTATCAAGCGAActtcgtcaacatctttATCCTCCCATATCGCAAGCTCAGCAAGCACAGGGTCAGACGGCAAGGGCTCAAAAAACTGGATGTTGTAGTTGAGCTGTGATTTCGATGTAGAGGTAAAATTTGTACTGAAAGGCATTAATGTCGCAAAATTCATGTATCATTTCACAGGTATCAGGTGTCAGCCCACAACAAGCCAATAAGCCTGGAAGAGTCGATGCAGAGCCACGCCATTCACACTGCCAGAACTCGGACTGCAACCAAATAATGGCGTTGAGGTGGAGACGGCTTCTGTAAGTCATGGCAAATGGGGAGAGTCGGCAAGGGAGAAGGGCGTTGCTACTCCCAATCAAATGGAATGCGAAGAATAATAAGCTTTGCtagcttggctggctttTATGCTCACAACTTGGCTGTTGAATTAGACTTTACATAACCAGTGCTAAGCACCTATCACCCTGTGTCTTATATTGTGAAACAGTTTCAGTTATATTTCAAGGGAAGGCTGGGTGAACGAAGGTAACAACAAGGTATACTCCAGCTGATTACCCTTTTTGGCCACAACGGATAAGGAATGCAATCTTTTCCTGGCGTGAATACCCTCAAGCTGTTGTCAATATATCTCTTGTGTGCGATTTTTATTCGCGGTCAATGGGTTCTCCCTTTCCAAGTCGGAAGATGTTCCAAGTGATGCATGAGCCAATACAAGCAAGTAATCTCTATTGTTGTCTATGTCTACTGAAGCACACACATCGAACTCGTGTCTCTCAAAATTATTTATACGTCCACCTCATGCCCAGCCCGGGGCCTACCACCATACCAGCCACTCGAACCTCTTCATCAGTCTTCCACACGACTGCCATTGATATATCCGGCCAGGGAACACTCTGAAGGCATTTTCAATCTCACAACTTCTCACTGATGCAAAAACATGTAAAGTTCAACCCCTCCCTCCACATCCGTCGATTGCGAGTTGTGTGGTCCATTGCCCAGGTCAATTCTTCTTGTACGCCAACCCCCTTCACGAATCAAGTGCCCAAGAATCATGCCAGTTGCTAATTTCGGCTCCATCATCGTGAGGGAATGATGACCCGAGATTCCCGAGGCGTGTCGACGTTCCACACGGATGATCAACTTGTATTGCGCAACCAATCTTCCTCAAAGAATCGGAAACGTAAGCTGATTGTCATAGTCGATATTCTTGTCATAGCATTCGATGCGGTCGCGGCAAGTGCCAAAAGCCCGATCCCAAAGACGTGTTTGCTTTCCATAGTTTCCACTGCTCTTCCACCCCTTACGATGATGTAAATCATGGTCTTCAAGAATAAGCTCTGCGTTTAGCACCCTCAAAAACCAATTAAACGGATTTGGCGGCGTGGCGACCATTCTAATACCGCTGTGTCCTGCCAATTCAGCAAAAACAACATACTGGTGACAAATCCACCACTCATAAAATCCCATGGGGAAACCCATCAACTTCATTGCAAAGTATGTCATCAGCGGTATGCCAGCAATGTCAAATATTTCTTGTTCCGTATCGGCATAGAGAGTCAACAGCGGATTGGGATGCTTAGTAAGGTGATGCGTTCGATGAAACTTCCAGAGACTGTCGACGTCGTGCATCAATCTATGATACCAATAGAAAAAGAAATCTAGTAGAATACCATAGACTCCCGTCTCAAATGGAAGCCAGCGCAAGTCGATAGAGGACGGCGTCTTGTGAATGTTGTATCCGATGAAGACAGTAAAGGCCGGCCTCACAACCGACGTCAAGATGAGGGACTGGAGAACTTTGTATACGCTCACATCTGGCACACCGTCGCGCTCGTGTACGTCGCCATCCAGGAAACCGACCTTGTGACCCATGGCTCgcaaaagatgaagctcTCGGATAGCGTTGAGGTTGAAGGCAGCACTGTACAGCAGTCCGGCTTGCCAGGCTGTGAGGTTGTGACCGGTGTATAAGACGCACAGCTGATGAATAGCAATAGGAAGAACAGCGTGGGCAAGGATCCATCGATGCTGATACCAATCGTTTAGGTACGGTACCTTGTCTGTTTTCGCGTGTACTGGTACATTCTTGTTCAAGTCGACGGGGTGGATTTGGAAGATTTCGTATACCCAGTGAAAGATATTCCACTCGGAGCGATCTTTTTGTCTCCAGGTGGACTTTATCGAGTCTTTTGGATTTCGCTGAACACTCATTTTGTCGGTCTTTGCAACGAATTCGTTTACTTTGTCAATAGTCTATTAAGCTCATTCGAATAGATTTCGAGGGCAGAACTTGATGCGTTTTGTAATATTTGATCTCAGAGTGAGGCCATCACATGCATCTGCTAATACTGTGGGTACATGTGAACATTTGACATGACGTGGTGTATGACTCTATGTATTGCGTGTATGCCACTTAAGGTGACACGTTGGCGATTCCGTTGCATAAAAGTCAACTATAGAAACGGAGTGTTTATGTTCTCCCGGCCGGTCCTGATGGATTGGGCTCGATTATCTCCGTTTCGCCACATTTTCCCGATTTGGAAATAAACAAAACACAATCAAAGATAGATGAGGCTGTTATAATATTACGGTACTTCTGGATTCCCAGTCATTCGGGCCATTGACTAGTCTACCCGTGTAATTCTCGCCACAAATGCGCGGCAATGCAAAATCTGGCTCGCCAACTCGGCTCCGTCCGACCAGGGTCTTCATCTAGTGTGTGACTGAGCCTATGAGACTAGTCTACCACATGTTACATGGCTCCAGAATCACGCACGTTCTATCGAAGGCTCACCTGGGTACGGTTTCCAACCCGAGGTAAGGCAAATAGTGCTAGTGTGAAGATGCGAAATTGGCCACTCCGTGGCAACGGTCAACCTCCTCGCCTCAGCTGATGCAAATTGGCTAATCTCTGATGATCTGATGATCTGGATTGTCGGTCAACGGGTATGCTCTGAATTTGCAGTCTCGAGATACACCAATGAACACGAGCAGCATGTATAAGTCGGTTCTGCCAGTGTGACTAGTGAGGAATACCATCAAGCGATCAACGCCAGCACTAACTTGGAGatcatccacatcaaacTTCGGAGGTACCTCAGTGAAGAATTATCCGACTCAAATACGCAAATTCACGAAGCTATGAAGACCCCCAGTGACGATTTGGGTTCTTGGACCCCTGCGATGATCTCCCTTGGCGCCCTTTGCTGGCATGATGCACGAAATGTGAATGACCATGCCCTAGTACTTGCGATCTATTTCTTTATACTGTGGTATCTCCTTGCTAGATTATGTTTGTAAAATACACGATGATCCATACATTTTGCTACGCCTGGGCATCTGCATTCCAACTTCCACAGTCCTACACAGACATTCCTAACCGATCGTGATGGTTGtgtttctctcctctctgACAAAATCCATCAAGCTATTCAATTCAGGTCTCGTCGTATGATTAACCAAGAAAATGGCGGGCTTGCCAAAGGGTGCCTCAACCGTGACAGTAGAGCCTCCCCGATAAGTCGCATCAGACCAAACATGAGTGTACGATGTGCTCGATGACCCTGGCAGGTATACCTGCAATTTGGAGACACcggcatcaacaacaggtgCCACGTATAGGCTTGATCCGAGGTAAAAGCTCTCATACCCAATCTGTCGCGCACGCCGATCATCTGGGTGCAAAAGCACGGGGAGGCGAAGTAGCGGCCAACCCTTGACGGCCGACTCATTGTCCAACACGTATCTACGGTACGGTGCCAGGGCCTTGAAGAGTCTAGCGTTGTAAGAGAACCATCGCAGGGTTGACGAATTCGTGTATGATTGCGCGTTGATCTGAGGAATGTTGCCTTCGTGTGTTCGGAAGACGGCGCTCGACACGGCGCCCAGCTCGCCCCATCTGCCGAGTAACTCCTCTGTGCGGCCGATGGCACCTTGGGGGTTCTGAGCGTTGGGGATTACGAATGTTGACGTGTAGCCGCCAATGTCTGAATGCGAGTGGGCGTAGCCTGAGATGCCCATGTGGCCAAGAATCGTGACGACTGATTTGATGCCGTCGTTACGATCCCAGGATATTCCCTGATCACCTGCCCAAAACAGATTCATAGAGGTGATGGAACCCATCGAGACCGATCGATGGAATATGACAGCGTCATCTGCTCGGCTAGAAGACAATCCTCGAATGAAGTCTTGCTGCAGATCTGCCCACTGCCGGGGGTATACATTGTGATATGCCCGAGCACTTGACGACCAGTTGCTCAGCCCCGTATCCGAAGTTACTGGAGTATACTCTCCAAAATCACACATGTACCCTGAAATATTGGCATTCCATACTTGAGTGGCGAGGATGCTAGAGAACCAGCTTCGGGCCTTGTCGTTTGTCAAGTCCAGAATGCCTGCCTCGATACCAGGTCCGCTGGCAACTACAGATGTCGCGCCAGTAGTCTTGTTCAAGATCATGTACTTTCCACGGCCTGCTTCCTCGAATAAATTTCTTCTATATCCGTCGGGCTTCGAGCTGACGTCCGCCACAAACGGATTAATGTATGACAATGTCCGTAGCGAGTATTGGTCTTGAAGGCGCTGCACAAACTTTGGCCAGTCTGGATACAGCTGCGTGTCAGATTCCCAATTCCACCATAACCTAGAAATGTTAATGCCTGTAGGAGTCGATTGCAGCCGTGTGCCAGTCCTGAATATGTCAATATACGAACAAACCTATGCTACCTGATAGTGTAGTTCACTTACCAATCCTGCagccaaacaccaacaacagggCAATCTGCGCCGCGGGCTTCCTTTACAACTTTCTCAACCTTGGTCTCTCCACCTTGAATACCAATAACCGCGCCGTCGTCTACCCATTTGGGGAGAGGACGCATTTTGCCTGTGTAGTCTGCAACGGCGCCAATGACATCCAGCATGCTCTctccttgaagaagctgcccCGAAACACTGAGCCCGTCATATTTCACGGACACGCGGTCTGGATGAGTGAAATCGAAGTTGGCGTAGTTGGTCGCGTTCTTGCTGAGGTAAAAAGCGTTCGCCTTTGTGCTGATGTACTGCGGTAGGGCTGTGTAAGTGGTAAACTTGTCTCCGCCTGCAAAGAAACCAACAAGATTCT is a window of Pochonia chlamydosporia 170 chromosome 5, whole genome shotgun sequence DNA encoding:
- a CDS encoding potassium channel (similar to Cordyceps militaris CM01 XP_006665591.1), giving the protein MEDTKEASERLATVPRHLECDGDQHQPRSQNDESHLEFSRWWFVSSVFPMVAGTLSSVALAFSICSLGHSWVQQIPPNGDLNQAKFLPDPIWVTIVEAIQLSVAVVANLFLLLDLTRKVRFTISEPIAIVGWYISCICLVCLHAVASGPLLDSLGVSMDETVWSQSFYYGIWAAILYFIVASLIVVTFWGGAVYGHHEDDFDLSRSQRTLMLQTMVFLGFLLLGALIFSTVEDWNYLDAVYWADVTLFTIGFGDYAPTTVLGRALLFPFVLIGVISLGLVVSSIQSMILERGSRRLETRAQEKSRRRMLKSLARKETSGILTPIEGMPTGEFDRRHSEFDLMRAIQKRALNRRRWVAMAISSVCFLCLWLCGALIFYRGERTYQGWNYFQAVYFCFVSLTTIGYGDMVPKSNAGKSFFVFWSLIALPILTILISNAGGTVVKFMNEVTIRLGSITLLPGRGGIKHNAKRLIHQLSCGRLYPGPGTDVARDLENGTTQTGQVSTVETSKSKGKSTNQSFHEKAVLDRKGSMSKTAEPSRSYALHITNPDIWHHHAHTRLDDLPTGDDLHLLIISEIQALSKHVQEDKPRRYTFEEWAWYLRLVGEDERDPLTHRKARPKDRTTHRKRGRKHRGSKKSSRQRPEIHDSHNELQQQQAANGEPLKWSWVGYENPLLGGQEESEWILEKLIDRLRELLLDSWRQRNEGAQPAM
- a CDS encoding fatty acid hydroxylase (similar to Cordyceps militaris CM01 XP_006665636.1) is translated as MSVQRNPKDSIKSTWRQKDRSEWNIFHWVYEIFQIHPVDLNKNVPVHAKTDKVPYLNDWYQHRWILAHAVLPIAIHQLCVLYTGHNLTAWQAGLLYSAAFNLNAIRELHLLRAMGHKVGFLDGDVHERDGVPDVSVYKVLQSLILTSVVRPAFTVFIGYNIHKTPSSIDLRWLPFETGVYGILLDFFFYWYHRLMHDVDSLWKFHRTHHLTKHPNPLLTLYADTEQEIFDIAGIPLMTYFAMKLMGFPMGFYEWWICHQYVVFAELAGHSGIRMVATPPNPFNWFLRVLNAELILEDHDLHHRKGWKSSGNYGKQTRLWDRAFGTCRDRIECYDKNIDYDNQLTFPIL
- a CDS encoding alpha-glucosidase (similar to Aspergillus flavus NRRL3357 XP_002378775.1); its protein translation is MKFRRYLEVAAVVLYYGTACLAVSSSDSSKWGLGNGYQLAWSGSSSQIVIVRNGTEIWSTAPRQNFLSASSGHDTIVGEGGNFKITPSNQPSCRDMNVTKLEYQYWDNSLICHSVAVKGTLGNCGASIDGSIGGSFSANFWVPKDLPNRVAFQIDVTSENGSKNELTRVVVTFKSSADEDFYGLGAQASFASLKNQSIPIFSREQGMGRGDEPNTMIQNLVGFFAGGDKFTTYTALPQYISTKANAFYLSKNATNYANFDFTHPDRVSVKYDGLSVSGQLLQGESMLDVIGAVADYTGKMRPLPKWVDDGAVIGIQGGETKVEKVVKEARGADCPVVGVWLQDWTGTRLQSTPTGINISRLWWNWESDTQLYPDWPKFVQRLQDQYSLRTLSYINPFVADVSSKPDGYRRNLFEEAGRGKYMILNKTTGATSVVASGPGIEAGILDLTNDKARSWFSSILATQVWNANISGYMCDFGEYTPVTSDTGLSNWSSSARAYHNVYPRQWADLQQDFIRGLSSSRADDAVIFHRSVSMGSITSMNLFWAGDQGISWDRNDGIKSVVTILGHMGISGYAHSHSDIGGYTSTFVIPNAQNPQGAIGRTEELLGRWGELGAVSSAVFRTHEGNIPQINAQSYTNSSTLRWFSYNARLFKALAPYRRYVLDNESAVKGWPLLRLPVLLHPDDRRARQIGYESFYLGSSLYVAPVVDAGVSKLQVYLPGSSSTSYTHVWSDATYRGGSTVTVEAPFGKPAIFLVNHTTRPELNSLMDFVREERNTTITIG